The DNA region ACAATGTTACATTATACAAAACAGTGTTAAAATACATATGAAATAAATGATAACATATGTGTACGATATTACAAAAATGCCGAGacgtcgtagtctctattgagtccctttggttctaaggtctgcagggagtaaatccagtaagcctcccttttgagaagtaaactaacgcggctttggccccttcttggagtATCTACCTGTTCCAGGACTTGAAAACGGAGCTGCGAGATATTGTGATTTTGTTTAGAAAAATGGTAGGGGAGGGGTAGATGTGTCTTGTTGCAACGGATTGTAGATTTGTGTTGAGCCACTCTGTCTCTaattggctgtgtggtttcacccacatatgccaacccacaggggcatttgatgataTATATCACATGTGTGGATTCGCAGGTAAAGAAACCTTTTATGGGAATGGCCTTGCCCGTCTGGGGGTGAGAAACTGACGGACCCCTCTGGACATTGCTACATTGTTGGCAACTAAGGCACGGGAATGTACCTTGTTTCTGGGTTTGTAAGAACAATTGTTTGGGCACCCTGATGTTAGAGCCAATGTCCGCTTTGACCAGCCTATCCCTAAGATTTCTAGCTCGTTTGTAGCAGGGCATGAAAGGTGCTCCAAATTCTGGAATACCAGGATAGCTTTTTGTCAGGATactccagtgtctcctgatggtagactgaACCATATTGGAGAAGGGATGAAATGTGGAGACAAAAGGGATTCTCTTGCGGTTATCTTTGGGTCTAACCACTGAGGTATTACGTTGGGCCTCTGTGAGGATGTGTTGTGGATACCCCCGATTGgagaatttttgttccatctcACCTAGTCTAGTTTTCTTGATCTTGTCATCTGAGACAATCCTTTCAACCCTGTGGAATTGGGACTTCGGGATGGAATTTTTTATGGAaggtggatggcaactggtgaagTACAGGAGGCCGTTACGGTCCGTTGGCTTGGTGTATAAATCAATAGAAAGGCGGCCGTCCCTTTCCTTGTAGATAAGGGTATCTAGAAAGCTAATTTTAGAGTTGTCATGTTGTAAAGTGAAACCGAGTTCGGGCCAGATACTATTGATGTGTTGATCAAAGATTATTAACGACTCAAGAGGACCGTCCCACACgcagaaaatgtcgtcgatgtatctgcgccATACCCTACAGTGGGAGGTGAATAGAGGATGTTCATACACAAAGTCATTTTCAAAGGCTGCCATGTATGCATTGGCGTaagggggcgctacgttcgcgcccattgcagtaccctgtagCTGGGCATAATATGAATCTTGGAACATGAAGTAATTGTCTCTCAGGACTAGATTTAACAGATCTGCACAGAAGTGGCGAATTTTAATGTCAACTTTATTGTCTAGCAGGAGCCTATCGGTAGCAGCCAGGCCTTTATCATGAACGATGGATGTGTAGAGACTATTCACGTCCCATGTGATTAGTAGGGAGGAGGGAGATATGGGGCCTAAGGTTTTTATGACTTGAATGAATTCACCAGTGTCCAAAAGAAAGGACCGGGTGGTTTTGACGagtggagtgagaattttctctagGACTATGGACAGTGGCGAGAGTACAGAGTCTGTCAGGGACACAATGGGCCGACCTGGAGGTTTGGCTagtcttttgtgtattttgggtaggaTGTACAGGATGGGAGTTATCGGGTCTTTCTTAATGAGAAAATCTCTCATTTTACTGTCTATGGTGCCATTTTGTATGTGAAAATCAATGATTGGtgcaatttttttcaccaattcATTGAGAGGGTTGTGTGGTATTAGTTTATATACCGTAGTGTCCCCCAGTTGCCTGTACACCTCCTCCAGGTAATCAGTTCTATCCATTATTACCGTTgctccccccttatccgccggttttATAATAAGGGATTTATCAGACGCCAGTTGCTCTAATGACAGTCTTTCAGAAGGTGAAAGGTTGGGCTGAAAATGGAACTTCCCTTGTTCCATTTTTCGAGTTAGTGAGTGGATGTCCCTTTCAACAAGGGATACAAAAGTTTCAACTGGGGGATCCGACCGGGGTGGCATGTAGGAACTGTGGTTCCGGAGCCCCAGGCTCTGGAGTTCCAGGAGAGTTTTTTCACCCCTGGCAGGGTTTACCACCGGAGGTTGTGCTGCAAAATGAACCCGAAGTCTGAGGTTCCGGTAGAACCTTTGAAGGTCCATATTAAGTTCAAAAGAGTTGAACCTGTATACCGGGCAGAAGGACAAACCCTTCTGGAGTACAGCCAGTTGTTGTGAGTCCAGGTTTTTTGATGAGAtgttcaccactagggggagatccataCCTGTGAGCGTGTTGTCATCTGGTCTCTGGAGTCCCCGGTGGCACTGGCCgccccgcctcgtcttcctcttctGCGACCTCGGctgttccctaaaaaagaagcagagCTTGAGGTACCGGGTCTGCTGTCGGTGGATCCAGAAGAGCTTCTTGAGCTGTGTCGCCTGGTGGAAGGCCGAATATCTCGCCATTGATAGACCCGGTTCTGTAGGTAGTCTTCGGTATCCCGTAGGAACTTGGACCTCTTTCTCTTTTCGACCTCCAATCTGTGCTGCCGTAGTTGTTCCTGATTCTTTATCTTTAATTCCTGGAATTCTTCCTGGGGCATCGTGCTGGTTAGTTGAGACTCGATGGCCTGTATCTGAGTATTGACTGAGTCCAAGTTCTTTTGAAGATAGGAGAGAGTGAGAGTCATTAGATCGGCTGAGCATTTGTTTAAAATGTGTTCAAATTTTTCACAATACTCCTTGTCTTCCCTGAAGAAGGTTGGTTGTAGGGGGACCCGCAGGCCacgtgggatcctctggactcgaAGGTACTCGGCAATGGTAACGATATGTAATTCAAGATTGACCGCTCTTCTGGATTCACGTTCCAGGTCACGGTTCTTTAATTCCTTAGTTGGAATTTGGAGAAAATCGCTAGGTGCGGTAACTTTAGAGAGAATTTCTGCCGCCTCTGCTGCATTAAAGGAAAAGGTTTCAGACATCGTCCAAGGTGCTCGTGTACGGAAACAGCATATAGAAAGTATtggccacggcactcagggattcttgggaggtgctcaagtaggggatccaacccgtagtagcaaatataataattcttggcactcaggagaaatttgtagaatgattcaaaaagtagatttttattctagtgcatccagctcaacatataaacgttttcggtctcgacaactgagaccttcatcagatatagttgtcaaatgctgtaatgtatatacaaaagagatgagagaaatattttttaaataaagaaaatactgtttgcacaattatacaaaaacaaaatgatgaataatatgatccatattatactaaacaaaatgACGGTCTGCATACAAATATCGATAGTAGCATGCAGCGCAGAAGGCAGAAAAAGGTGGATCCGGCCTGAATCAGCGTGCGTTGTGAGTCCTGTTCAACagagtgctggagagtgtacacatgttaaggatatactaggtaggagagaaaataaacatgggtaacatggaacaggtagcataagtagacatcgggatgtgatctggtgatggatatgataagatataaagcacacactgtcctaggtaaaggatacgggaagtggaccAACCTCCACTAGTAGGTGTAGGGCTACGCACAGTGAGCTATCTGTAAACATGAAAGAAATTATACGCATCAGAGTGTACATGGTAGACAAGACAAGAAGGACAAACCATGAGGATGGCACAGTGACGGAACACGAGATAACCTGTGGAATGCATGCCATAATGACTAACGGGGTGACCACCCTAAAACCAGATTGCTGCTGAGTGATAAACGGGCACCCATGGTCCAGGGAAGTTTACTTTGACACACATAGATCTTGTTGATACAAGAccatatttgtttttatttattttgctcacttatataatgccattaattccacagcacttttcagACATTATCAGCACTGCCCCCATTGACTCACAATCTAATTTACCTATCAGTatgtcaaaacagctgacgtgccagaaaagatgtgggctcagcgccgaagcccacatcaaagggaagggtGTCCGacgtcggcgtactattacgccagatgtcggaaaggggttaagggctcAAAAATGCTGTCATTCAAatattaaaaaatgttttgccttTTTCTGGAATACGTATGGCCTAATTTTTAgattcatatttttttcacaatatcTGTGGAAAgtagaaagaaaaaagaaactagctgtcaaattttttttttcatgactacAAATGACAACTAAAATAcattttaaagttaaaaaaaaagtgctaAAGGGGTTTTCAGATGAACaatgttcattttaatcaatagatcttaggaTAATAACAGTTTGCACAATTggatgttaaataaaatgttcctgtgctgagataatcttatacgtgTGTCCCTGCTGTGGAATGGTGGCTGCCTGTGCAGGAACATATCTCATTctctacatgtgaggaggggtatacataataaaaaacaagtgcaGTAATCTTATACAATACAAGTccctgactggtacaggaggagagaggaccctgcccgcgagggctcacaatctacaaaggatgggtgaggatacagtaggtgaggatagagctggtcgtgcagcggtttggttgatcggtggttactgcaggttgtaggcttgttggaagaggtgggtcttcaggctctttttgaaaatttccacggtaggtgagagtctgatgtgttggggtagagagttccagagtagggggatgcgaaggagaaatcttgtatgcgattgtgggaagaggagataagaggagagtagagaaggagatcttgggaggatcggaggttgcgtgcaggaaagtaccgggagacgaggtcacagatgtattgatgagacaggttgtggatggctttgtatgtcatggttagtagtagtggtagtagtagtagtagacagactggacagcatgggatcacagctgattctttctgtgaggtaaaacaggtAAAAATAGGCAGGAAAATGTTTTACATGAcataaagaatcagctgtgatcccatgctgtcctgtctgtatactctcttttgtgtCCTGGCATGGGGAGACACAGCAATTACACGGTACACAGCAAAGGTACATttataaaatacatataaaattttttttaatcttatccaattgtggaacttatttttattccaagatctattgattaaaatgtactttgattTATAGAATGGTAAGGGGTAAGTAGTAAATCTGCTAAGAGATCATGTTATAAGCAGAAAATctctttttaaagagaacctgtatgCCTCAAACACCAGAGAGGATGTCAATCAAGGCAGAGTGGATGTgcttccaataaggagactgtgactAGTCCGCACCACTGCACCTCTCATATGACTGGTTGGAGAGATACATATTCTATCAATTTTAAACCCTGTTTAGTCACCTAAATCATAGTGACATTTTCCTTTAGGGACTGCATTATGGCACCCTAAGCACTGCAGTCCCTGGACTATGGTATTGCTTTGTTCAATATTTACAATGCTGACCACAATCGCTAAAGAAATACAAaccaatttcccagaggagcattgcacgttgAAAAAGCCTCTTTACATTGGCATGTcacagccggtatgtcactctccacaaggagaaaggtTACTCCTTAgctctcagtccagagcctctcaccgagccaaatcagatctcatactttggacTGAAGAGGGGCAGTACCTCGAAACACAGTATCTGAAAAAAtttgattctgatttggcttttatcctaagtcatattgcaagactcgttaaagggttgattgtgacttgtaggatcgctgcttccaacaggtggcgctatagagttctagtcctctttctttctgaagaggcaatttgcacacccGATATAGTGTGACCTGCTCCTCCTCTCCCCCTGGTGCTTACCCATGCAGCAGATGTCCTGACACATGAAACTGATGTCACTTACGTCTGATAACCATTACATGACAATGAGGATCAGTCACAATATCACATGCCAGATGGACCCGAAATAGATACATTTTACTTGTGATAGTGTGTTTTATGTGTATAAACAGGAACTTGTCAACTAAAACTATATTGCCTGCACTATAAACAGTATATATAATCAACCACTTAAGACTTGAATTATTAAGGAAACTCTTCTGGATATTCACATTACTCCAGGACATTTTAGTCTGCAATTAATTAATGTTTACAGATGTAAAGTGCTGGTACTCTAAAAAGACTTACTAAATTTAATGCAGGATATTATATTCAGGTACAGAAATCTGCTACATCACCAATCAATTTACCGTAAAATGACTTGAATAAAGTCCCAAATTTTCATCACAGCCAGCATTGGCAAGCACAGTGAAcagagaggccagcagctgacagtgTGGGTGTGGTAGGATGGAGATGCGGGCCCCCTCCTCCCTAAGGCCAGGATAATAGATCCATGTGGTCCCATAGGGAGGGGCACAATGATGCTCAATGCAGTCCTATAAAACAGCCTGCTTTAGACACAGACTTTCTTCACAGCTTATCAGAAGTACAGAAGAGCATTTCTGTAGCTAACGTTCTAAAGACAACTTGGAGCAGCAATATCTCCATCATCATGAGTCACTCTGGACTAAGGACCACTTCCACCTCCTACAGACGCACTTTTGGGGCTCCTCTCCTATCTCCAGTGTCCTACTCCTCATCTAGATTTTCTACATCAAGGCATTTGGGGAGCCCCTCCCCAGGCCCTGCTGGTCGTTCCTCATCAGCCTTTAGAGTGAGGTCCAGCACCCCAGTTCGGGTTTCGGACAGGGTGGACTTCTCAGTGGCTGAGGCTATCAATCAGGAGTTCCTGACCACACGCAGTAATGAAAAGGCAGAACTGCAAGAACTCAATGATCGGTTTGCTAGTTTCATAGAGAAAGTCCGCTACTTGGAGCAGCAGAATGCAGTGCTGGTGACTGAGATCAATCAAGTCAAGTCTAAAGAACCCACAAGGGCGGAGGACCTGTGCCAACAAGAGTTGAGAGAGTTAAGACGGCATCTGGATGCCCTGGGAAAGGACAGGGACCGCATCCAGGTAGAAAGGGACAACTTTGCAGAGGATCTCAGTTTTCTCAAGCAGAGGTGAGATGTTTGGGTCATGGGTGGCACAAGTCTCAAAGAGTCCTAAAGAGATAATGCATTATTTAAAACAAATATTCTTCACCAGTTGGGTGATTATTAACATATGTTGCACTTTATTGTATTGAAAACCAGTGACAGCATAATATAGATGAAATAGCATATATTGACAAACCATCTGATGGAAATTACAATATGAGATTAAACAACTCAAGCCCATCTTTTAATATGAAATTGGATGCAAAGCTGTCAGAAATCATTGTAACCATTGTGTTTGCCTGCAAAAAGATGAAATATTATGTGAGCAGGTTAGACATGCACAATAAGAACGAGAAATGCTAATTATTTTACTGCATTAGTTAGCAGGAAGTAATACATACACAAGCTAATATCAATAAAGCCACCATAATTAGTAGAACAACCTAAATTTGGCTTGCGAACCAGAGATATGCCATATATTTAGTACAAATAGTTTTCCTGTAGTGACATGGTCCCTTGTGGGACGTAGTTTTCATTGACACAACACTTGTTAGGTGCAAAACATGTTGAATTATTTCCAATAGCAAATGCCTTCTTCTAACAGACCTCATAATATAAAACACATAAGTAAGAGCTTTAAGACACGTCATATCACATGAGAATTAGCGCCCCCAACAGGTAGCGATTGTTAGAACAAATAGGGTGTGGTTCTCCATATAGATGGAAATTTAGCATTGGACGCTTCTCCAGGGAAGTTTGTCTTCTATATaacaaatagaaaataaaaaaaaaacgttttaatTAATTATATTTCTAATTGTTATGTATTGCTCATCTGAGCTATTTTGCTGTTATTTTAAATGTTTTGACATAAGTATAGTTTTGCTAAGAATGATTTTCCTAGTAGGTATTTACTGAAGTTCTCTGATTTTATACCTTCATTTTATTCACTTTTAAGATAATTCTTACTAAAGTAGTGGGAACACAAGAGATAGTGAAGGTATTGTTCTCCTAATTTTCCCATGGAATATGTCACTCATAAGGTCACTGTGAAGAAAGGGACAGGTTTTGTCTGCAAGCTGACCCAACAGCAAAGCACTGCTATAGTCCTGCCATTGTTAATGAAACTGAGATTGGTATTTTTCTTAGTAAATGAGTAAAGCAATAAAACTACACCACCTTATTAGTCTACCTTTCTCTAATTAATGTGTTAACTTTTGCTGCTGAGGAGCAACTACTTTCACTGGAGAAGAGGTTGATTATATTGTTCCTAAACAGATAAAATCATAAGAAGTCCAAATATTGTTCACTATTATGATCACTTCAGCTTTATTTTATATATCTCCAGTTATTAGCAAATTCATTTAGTCTACCTTCAAATTTATTTTTCCAGTTGAAACTATTTTTTAAGGTCACTTTCACTGCTTTAGTATTTGATGTAGGCCTTTTTTAGGCAAAGCCAAAGTTGATCAAGCAAGGCGAAGGCTAAGTCCTTCATATATATTTCCACTTGGCTTATAAACACTCTCCTGGCTTTACTTCAAAAATTgcatggaaaaagaaaaaagtgtgaCAAAAAAACCCCTAAAATCTGCTTCCTACAGTCTTTTAACTAAATAAAAAATGAGTGAGTACTCTATGATAAGCTATTTCGGAGCATACACTGCTCTTAGTCTGTGAAGAGAGTACGGTACCATACCTCTGTAGACGACATGTCCCAGGAGAACAAAATGTTCAGGCATTAAAATTCAACATACCCAATCATCCTTTTTCATGATCTTATCTGCGGAGCAGAGTTGGGAGGCCCCCATACATAAGATATTCAGCTAGTCCTGCCAAAATCAAAAGGCGTGCCTGTCTTCTCAATATGGGTGTCTTTGGACTCTTGAAGAATTTAACCAAAATTAATAGAAAATTACATCTAAAGCCCCTCTTGCACAATAGAAAGATGTTGGCTGAATGATGGTTTGGACGATTGTTTGCTTCACAGCTATTTCTCCCAACTCTGCCATACACACAAGTGCTCGTTTTGCTAAGCACTTCTGAGTTCTCTGCCTCTGCCTCTTCTGGTGGCTGCTTATCTCACCAAGAACAAAAGGATCATCAGTCCAAAACTGTACATTATCTCGGAGATCATCTGTTGGAGGAGAGTAGTAAGACCCCCcacgcttattattattattagactctCAAGTGAGCTGGTCGGTATCTACGGGTTCAGCCAACGTTAGTCTTATTTTTATGGGGATTCAACAATAGAGGAACTCAGTATGTATGAACCACTGAGCCCGCAAGAAGAGAACCAAAAGATAGATGACCcttaaaatgtaatattttatttaTATCATTAAAATTTAAAACAGGTATGGTACAATTTACAAAACAGCACCCAAGGGAGCAGGAATACATCTAAACCTATAATGTGTCAATGTATGGTCCACGTCACTCAAATGGGATATTCCAAAGCATATAAAGAAATAAATAGAATATAAAGACACCACTAAGCTCGACTATGATGTTACCCATTTAATTATTAGCCTAGTGCCCTGATCTGGCATACTGGCAAATACTTATACTAGTGCAATTAAATTTGGGCTATATATTACCTCGTGGTGGTAAACAAAAAGATGAATCCAAAGCGGTGACGGGTCCAGGGTTCGATGTCTGCAAGTGATTCCGTGCTCCCCTGTCGCCccgacgccccgacgcgcgtttcgcccttggcttcttccgggggcgtcaaTTTTTTGGCGTTATTTTTATGGGGGCCTGCACAAGAATGTCAGCAAAAGCATTTGGATGTAACTGGCAGAATGCCAACCAACTGTCAGGGTTAACAATGGTTTTCCCCAAGTGAAAACTGAAATAAAATGCTAATGACTGTAATTAAACTCATGTGTCCAATCAGCATTTCCTTAAAGAATACAATGTGCACTGTTGGCTTTCTTGTGTTCTGTTATGTGAGTGAAAAACAATCCTCCACATATACTGTATAAATTGTATTGTCCACTACTTAGCTACTGGAAACCAGGATATATAGCACTTCTAGTTATGGAACTGGCAAGAGTGAGAAGTGACAGGAGAACAAGTCTGTTTATAAATATAAGATAAAGATTTTTCTTATTACTTACATTTTTTTAAGAAGATAAAAAGGGGCCGTGGGTACTTTTTTCATCAATTATTTACATTCTAGTCTATGAACTAGTATATTGACAGTTACATAATTATTAATAGGAAGTGACAAATATCAATGTAAACCACCTCTGCTCAGTGATGGCTACATCCTGCCTTTCTGATCGCAGACTAACCATTAGTGATCAATTTAAGGGTGTGGTAGATAGAGGGCTTCTCCTTGAATATCTGGCAGATGTCCAGCCAGACTGTCTGTGCCAGACATATTAACCAAAGACAAGAACATTAGCATATGGGAACAAACTGAATCATGCAGACAGATAGAGACAGAAAACCTATTTGATATCGTCACCATATTTGCATTGAAAAGAGATCTTCTAAGGTGTGGTCTTCTCAAATAAAATTACTAGCGTTGATAAAATATGGTAGAACTGAAAATCTGTCACATGAAATCTGGTTGAGATAAAGAGGTGGTCTCCTGAAAGAGGTGGTCTTTGGAAGAGGTTTCCCTTTATTTATGTAATATTTAGGGGTAACTTTTCTCACTATTAATTTCTGTTGTAGGTTAGATGAAGAAGTTCACAAAAGAGAAGATGCTGAGAGCAATTTAGTTCTGTTCAGAAAGGTAAAGTATATATCATCTGTGTAAAGGTGACCATACAGTAGATATaaaagactaagggtatgtgcagactatcagtaaacactgcgggttggacgtaGTGTACCtgtgcagcgtccaatccgcagtgtccagatgttacagcatagtggatgggcttTTAAGAAATCCCATG from Ranitomeya variabilis isolate aRanVar5 chromosome 3, aRanVar5.hap1, whole genome shotgun sequence includes:
- the LOC143816737 gene encoding uncharacterized protein LOC143816737, yielding MLSRSNDSHSLLSSKELGLSQYSDTGHRVSTNQHDAPGRIPGIKDKESGTTTAAQIGGRKEKEVQVPTGYRRLPTEPGLSMARYSAFHQATQLKKLFWIHRQQTRYLKLCFFFREQPRSQKRKTRRGGQCHRGLQRPDDNTLTEPLNAPLARNTAHDSSLCVALHLLVEVGPLPHSVEQDSQRTLIQAGSTFFCLLRCMLLSIFVCRPSFCLV